The Phycisphaerae bacterium genome window below encodes:
- a CDS encoding N-acyl homoserine lactonase family protein, with product MYTLLPLKVGECHTEQGPKMFFVRDFDKTYSTYFYFWYIEGAGTRILLDTGFDRADSKGFMPTMIQQPGWTPAERLKQIRVDPRSIEHVIVSHLHFDHLSNSVDLFPNARLYLQKREYETALYPPHPWFTAAYAPGMIDRLTGDLSRRLEIIDGDAEILPGLKLILVGGHTPGQQSVILPTKLGPRTCLTSDICFFYKHIEEDWPIGFFCNLAEVFQAMARFRREADVIIPQHDARLEKEFPMPKP from the coding sequence ATGTACACGCTACTTCCCCTCAAGGTCGGCGAGTGTCACACCGAACAGGGCCCGAAGATGTTCTTTGTTCGCGACTTCGACAAGACGTACTCCACCTACTTCTATTTCTGGTACATTGAAGGAGCAGGCACGCGGATCCTGCTCGACACGGGCTTCGATCGGGCCGACAGCAAGGGCTTCATGCCCACGATGATCCAGCAACCCGGCTGGACCCCGGCCGAACGGCTCAAACAAATCCGCGTGGACCCGCGCTCCATCGAACACGTCATCGTCAGCCACCTGCATTTCGACCACCTGTCCAACTCGGTGGACCTGTTCCCCAATGCCCGCTTGTACTTGCAGAAGAGAGAATACGAGACGGCCCTCTACCCGCCCCACCCGTGGTTCACGGCCGCCTACGCGCCCGGCATGATCGACCGACTGACCGGCGACCTGAGCAGGCGGCTGGAAATCATCGACGGCGACGCCGAGATCCTGCCCGGTCTGAAGCTCATCCTCGTCGGCGGCCACACCCCCGGCCAGCAATCCGTCATCCTGCCCACTAAGCTCGGCCCGCGAACCTGCCTCACCAGCGACATCTGCTTCTTCTACAAGCACATCGAGGAAGACTGGCCCATCGGCTTCTTCTGCAACCTGGCCGAGGTCTTTCAGGCCATGGCCCGGTTCCGCCGTGAAGCGGACGTCATCATCCCGCAGCATGATGCCCGGCTGGAAAAAGAGTTTCCGATGCCGAAACCATAG
- a CDS encoding peptidylprolyl isomerase, translating to MIRPVWISTFAVFLPAMVGCAPKPKPVVATPIANVWESPPPPLPAPPKLEPLPDLESQPADQLPDTAEPIAVVNGEPLSRSALVNRLIESHGLAQLEQMILLTVARQKASSLGLEVTPADVRAMHEESLKRLATPIVEPDARVLDAREAQRLLDEFLAAKNISRREWDTRMEQKAYLRKIAEAEVAKTTISEDMLRNEYDQDYGEKVQVRHIQVGSLAAATRVRALLAANKDFELIARQMSENPVTAAQGGLARPFTRNDPGVTPLLREAAFKLKPGEVSEAIRDGNVYHIIRLERRFPASDVGFENADRAALRRKLIDRLIQQREQDLEAELFQAATVDVRNEELARQYRERHRTGRSGP from the coding sequence ATGATTCGCCCCGTCTGGATCAGCACATTCGCCGTGTTTCTGCCTGCGATGGTTGGGTGTGCGCCCAAACCCAAGCCGGTCGTCGCTACGCCGATTGCCAACGTCTGGGAATCCCCCCCTCCCCCCCTGCCGGCACCGCCGAAATTGGAGCCCCTGCCGGACCTTGAAAGCCAACCCGCCGACCAGTTGCCCGACACCGCCGAGCCGATCGCAGTGGTCAACGGAGAGCCCCTCTCGCGGTCAGCGCTCGTAAACCGACTGATCGAAAGCCACGGCCTCGCCCAACTTGAGCAGATGATCTTGCTGACCGTTGCCAGGCAGAAGGCCTCCTCCCTCGGCCTGGAGGTCACACCGGCCGACGTCAGGGCCATGCACGAGGAATCTTTGAAACGCCTCGCTACTCCGATCGTCGAACCGGATGCCCGAGTGCTCGATGCCCGCGAAGCCCAACGACTGCTCGACGAGTTCCTCGCAGCCAAAAACATCTCCCGCCGCGAGTGGGACACTCGCATGGAGCAAAAAGCATACCTGCGAAAAATCGCTGAGGCCGAGGTCGCCAAAACCACCATCTCCGAAGACATGCTCCGAAACGAATACGACCAGGACTACGGCGAGAAGGTCCAGGTCAGGCACATCCAGGTGGGATCCCTCGCCGCCGCAACGCGAGTGAGAGCCCTGCTCGCGGCGAACAAGGACTTCGAGCTGATCGCCAGGCAGATGAGCGAAAACCCGGTCACCGCCGCTCAAGGCGGCTTGGCGCGCCCGTTCACCCGCAATGACCCCGGCGTCACCCCCCTGTTGCGGGAAGCGGCCTTCAAACTCAAGCCCGGCGAGGTGTCCGAGGCGATCCGAGACGGCAATGTCTACCACATTATCCGGCTTGAGCGGCGATTCCCGGCCAGCGACGTCGGCTTCGAAAATGCCGACCGCGCCGCCCTGCGCCGCAAGTTGATCGACAGGCTGATCCAGCAGCGGGAACAGGACCTCGAAGCAGAGCTCTTTCAGGCCGCCACCGTCGACGTTCGCAACGAAGAGCTCGCCCGGCAGTATCGAGAGAGGCACCGAACGGGGAGAAGTGGTCCGTGA